One window from the genome of Candidatus Chlorohelix allophototropha encodes:
- a CDS encoding alpha-galactosidase has product MPIQYFEETRLFCLTTATTAYLFQISPNEQPLHLYWGAKLPRIEDYPLAPPDRQHSSFNATLHQNMSEYLCRNSIAEYEPALRVTFADGTRDIRLKYLSHRIEGESLSVKLADIYYTLELTLEYRVIPECDMLARRVTVYNAGQAPFTLEQVLSASLPLALDRGEYRLTHLAGAWACETLLERCAITPGRKVLEGRLNYSGHAANPFFALDLVDSAGQGAGENIGEVYFGALQWSGNWKIVIEQERAAGKRTRVAGGINDFEFSWQLGASESFETPWLVLGYSDAGFGKMSRNLHRYVSEQLLPPQFAHELRPVLYNSWEAVFFEVNEAAQISLAEKAAKLGAEVFVVDDGWFGERHSDHAALGDWQPNPVKFPNGLKPLIAKVNELGMDFGLWVEPEMVNPDSDLYRAHPEWAYHYPNREPITGRNQLMLNLCREDVQLWMLGWLDALLSEHNIRYVKWDYNRAISEMGWVEGAQSEIPVRHVHALYRIVAQLRAKHPQVLFEACSGGGGRADMGMLAHFDHVWTSDNTDPLDRLLIQQGYSLVYPPKTMYCWVTSTDWNRGNYPIRYRFHSSFMGALGIGTDLNSMSEQDLAEAAALVAQYKQLRPIIQQGNFYRLTPLGEEEVLAYQYQREGEGVILAFGQRYHFWKFLNRLRLYGLETEALYQLEGDLMEGEPHLLSGKALMRRGLVPKLERALNSALITLHKI; this is encoded by the coding sequence ATGCCTATACAATATTTTGAAGAAACCCGCTTGTTTTGCCTGACCACCGCCACTACCGCGTACCTGTTTCAAATTAGCCCAAACGAGCAGCCGCTACACCTCTATTGGGGTGCAAAATTGCCACGTATTGAGGATTACCCGCTTGCCCCACCTGACCGCCAGCATTCCAGCTTTAACGCTACCCTACACCAGAATATGAGCGAGTATTTATGCCGTAACAGTATTGCCGAATATGAACCGGCATTGCGCGTTACCTTCGCAGATGGCACTCGCGATATACGCCTGAAATACCTTTCGCATCGGATTGAGGGGGAAAGCCTTAGCGTCAAGTTGGCGGATATTTACTATACGCTAGAACTGACGTTGGAATACCGGGTTATACCGGAATGCGACATGCTGGCGCGGCGTGTCACGGTCTATAACGCCGGACAAGCGCCTTTCACATTGGAACAAGTGTTGAGCGCGAGCCTGCCGCTTGCGCTCGACCGGGGCGAGTATCGCCTCACTCATCTGGCGGGAGCATGGGCTTGCGAAACGCTGCTGGAAAGATGCGCCATCACGCCGGGGCGCAAAGTGCTGGAAGGTCGCCTGAACTATTCGGGACATGCTGCCAACCCCTTTTTCGCGCTAGATTTGGTAGATAGCGCCGGGCAAGGCGCGGGGGAGAACATAGGCGAAGTGTATTTCGGGGCGTTGCAATGGAGCGGAAACTGGAAAATCGTGATAGAGCAAGAACGCGCTGCCGGAAAAAGAACGCGAGTAGCGGGTGGTATAAACGATTTCGAGTTTTCTTGGCAGTTGGGCGCAAGCGAAAGTTTCGAGACTCCGTGGCTGGTGTTAGGCTATAGCGATGCCGGTTTTGGGAAAATGAGCCGCAACCTGCACCGTTACGTTAGCGAACAGCTATTACCGCCGCAATTCGCCCATGAGTTACGCCCGGTACTGTACAACAGTTGGGAGGCGGTGTTCTTCGAGGTAAACGAGGCAGCCCAAATTTCGCTGGCGGAGAAAGCGGCAAAACTAGGCGCAGAAGTGTTTGTGGTGGATGACGGTTGGTTTGGGGAACGACATAGCGATCACGCCGCACTTGGCGACTGGCAGCCCAATCCGGTTAAATTCCCCAACGGCTTGAAGCCCCTGATCGCAAAGGTAAACGAGCTTGGGATGGATTTCGGATTGTGGGTTGAGCCAGAGATGGTAAACCCGGACAGCGATTTGTACCGAGCGCACCCGGAATGGGCATATCACTATCCCAACCGTGAACCAATCACCGGGCGCAATCAGCTAATGCTAAACCTGTGCCGCGAAGATGTGCAGCTATGGATGTTGGGTTGGCTAGATGCGCTACTTTCCGAACATAATATACGTTATGTCAAGTGGGACTACAATCGCGCGATCAGTGAAATGGGCTGGGTTGAAGGAGCGCAAAGCGAAATTCCGGTGCGCCATGTACATGCGCTCTACCGTATCGTGGCACAATTGCGGGCGAAACATCCTCAAGTGCTGTTTGAAGCCTGTTCGGGCGGTGGGGGTCGCGCCGATATGGGGATGTTGGCGCACTTCGACCACGTTTGGACGAGCGATAACACCGACCCGCTCGACCGCTTGCTCATCCAACAGGGTTATTCGCTGGTGTATCCCCCCAAAACCATGTATTGCTGGGTTACTTCCACCGACTGGAATCGGGGGAATTACCCCATACGCTACCGCTTTCACTCCTCTTTTATGGGCGCGCTGGGAATCGGCACCGATCTCAACAGCATGAGTGAACAGGATTTAGCAGAAGCCGCTGCACTGGTAGCACAATATAAACAGTTACGCCCAATAATCCAGCAAGGCAATTTCTACCGCCTTACCCCGCTAGGCGAAGAGGAGGTGCTGGCTTATCAGTACCAACGCGAAGGCGAAGGAGTGATACTGGCATTCGGGCAACGCTATCACTTCTGGAAGTTCCTGAACCGCTTGCGTCTTTACGGACTGGAAACGGAGGCGCTTTACCAATTAGAGGGGGATTTGATGGAAGGCGAACCACACTTGCTGAGCGGCAA
- a CDS encoding branched-chain amino acid ABC transporter substrate-binding protein: MAMKNLKKLSLLFLLLLVLPGCGAAVGNDITPSKRVEAVVAPDVAVNYAPVQQNSGTIRIYSSLPLTGSSKDQSLTLTNAMQMALEDVGGPDKTINGFKIDFVSLDDATAQRGQWDETTEKANATQAANDPDAMVYLGPYNSGAAQVSIPILNRAGLPIISPSNTYPGLTLAVDGITKAGEPDSFYPTKTRNYFRVVARDDWQGPAIVLFASEVLKVKRLYLVSEPDLFVYGKGLTDSVEREAPKHGISIVGRSTVQERAADYRDLARKIRDTNPDMVFFGGTAQNQPGRLLADVRAAGVTVPFMGGDGLNNPAFLKSAGVAGEVETYSSISGVPENLLPAKGQDFLKRYRARFGAPTNYTLHGYEVMSVALNAIKKAGKKDRKAILDAIATTKNFDGVLGRWSFDANGDTDLTDFAIYQIKDGLFVYQRQIKPGK, encoded by the coding sequence ATGGCAATGAAAAATCTGAAAAAACTTTCTCTGCTGTTTTTGCTATTACTGGTATTGCCGGGTTGCGGTGCGGCGGTTGGTAACGATATAACCCCCTCGAAGCGAGTTGAGGCTGTGGTTGCGCCTGACGTTGCGGTAAATTACGCGCCTGTCCAGCAAAACAGCGGGACTATTCGCATTTATTCCAGCTTACCTCTTACGGGCAGCAGTAAAGACCAGAGCCTGACTCTGACTAATGCTATGCAAATGGCGTTGGAAGATGTTGGGGGACCTGATAAAACTATTAACGGGTTTAAGATTGACTTTGTAAGCCTCGATGATGCTACCGCGCAACGCGGGCAATGGGACGAAACCACCGAGAAAGCCAATGCTACACAAGCCGCCAATGACCCAGATGCGATGGTATATCTTGGACCTTACAATAGTGGCGCGGCGCAGGTGTCAATTCCGATTCTTAACCGCGCCGGGTTGCCGATTATTAGCCCTTCCAATACCTACCCCGGTTTGACGTTGGCAGTTGACGGTATCACCAAAGCAGGCGAGCCTGATAGCTTTTATCCCACCAAAACCCGCAACTATTTTCGAGTGGTAGCGCGGGACGATTGGCAGGGACCTGCAATTGTGCTGTTCGCCAGCGAAGTGCTAAAGGTAAAACGATTGTATCTGGTCAGCGAACCAGACCTCTTTGTTTACGGCAAGGGGCTAACCGATTCGGTAGAACGAGAAGCTCCCAAACATGGTATCTCTATCGTGGGACGCTCTACCGTTCAGGAACGTGCTGCGGATTATCGCGACCTCGCCCGCAAGATTCGCGATACCAACCCCGATATGGTTTTCTTTGGTGGAACTGCCCAGAACCAACCCGGTCGGTTACTGGCAGATGTGCGTGCTGCCGGAGTGACTGTCCCCTTTATGGGTGGCGATGGTCTCAATAACCCCGCTTTCCTGAAAAGCGCCGGTGTTGCCGGTGAGGTGGAAACCTATAGCTCTATCAGCGGCGTGCCGGAAAACCTATTACCCGCCAAAGGTCAGGATTTTCTTAAACGCTATCGCGCTCGTTTCGGTGCCCCCACCAACTACACCTTGCACGGCTACGAGGTGATGTCGGTGGCGTTGAATGCTATCAAGAAAGCAGGGAAAAAAGATCGGAAGGCGATTCTGGACGCTATTGCCACTACTAAAAACTTTGATGGGGTGTTGGGGCGTTGGAGTTTTGATGCAAACGGCGATACCGACTTAACCGATTTCGCCATCTATCAGATTAAGGACGGGCTTTTCGTTTACCAACGGCAGATCAAGCCGGGCAAATAG
- a CDS encoding ROK family transcriptional regulator, with protein sequence MPGGTNLPRIRDYNQGVVLEAIRIGDGISRVKIAEDTGLTAQTVSNIVRRLLEEGLVVEAGVDPSGRKPRVKLRINPETRYAVGVLMDRDGISLALLALDGSVVASSSQPLTVPAHETGAIIDMVARCIGEMIENSQIPEHKILGVGVGWPGPMDHERGIVYEPLDLFGQNWKELNLKKALEDRTGLRVLVDNDATAAAIGEHWVGGAQNATNYAYIFMGAGIGAGIFLQDQIYRGDTTNAGEFGHITINFEGPPCFCGNRGCLETYCSPVAMVTKVKALLEENKPSLLSKGRGKIDFEAVSKAALEGDALALSVVKESARILAAGIVSLVNLLDIRLVILGGNKLHPLRHIYQSEVDKALNERLITRNVKPVTVELSMAGEFAGAVGAAALVLHEIYTPRLAGLGQSS encoded by the coding sequence ATGCCGGGAGGTACAAATCTACCGCGCATTCGCGACTACAATCAAGGGGTAGTGTTAGAAGCGATTCGGATTGGTGATGGAATCAGCCGGGTTAAAATCGCGGAGGATACCGGACTAACTGCGCAGACCGTTTCTAATATCGTGCGCCGCCTTCTGGAAGAAGGGTTGGTAGTTGAAGCGGGCGTTGACCCTTCTGGACGCAAACCTCGTGTTAAGTTACGCATCAATCCTGAAACGCGCTATGCCGTGGGCGTATTGATGGATCGTGACGGGATTTCGCTGGCGTTGCTGGCGCTGGATGGCAGCGTGGTGGCGAGTTCTTCACAGCCGCTAACTGTTCCCGCGCATGAAACCGGTGCGATTATTGATATGGTAGCACGCTGCATCGGCGAAATGATCGAAAATTCTCAGATACCTGAGCATAAAATATTGGGAGTAGGAGTGGGCTGGCCCGGTCCAATGGATCACGAACGGGGTATTGTGTATGAACCGCTGGATTTATTCGGGCAAAATTGGAAAGAACTAAACCTGAAAAAAGCGCTAGAAGATCGCACAGGTTTGCGTGTACTGGTAGATAACGATGCTACCGCCGCCGCCATTGGCGAACATTGGGTGGGCGGTGCACAAAACGCCACAAATTACGCCTACATTTTTATGGGCGCGGGCATCGGCGCGGGTATTTTTCTACAGGATCAGATTTACCGGGGCGATACTACCAACGCCGGGGAGTTCGGGCATATTACTATAAACTTTGAGGGTCCGCCATGCTTTTGCGGCAATCGGGGTTGTCTAGAAACTTATTGCTCCCCCGTAGCAATGGTCACAAAAGTTAAAGCGCTGCTGGAGGAAAACAAGCCCAGTTTGTTGAGCAAAGGCAGGGGTAAAATTGATTTTGAGGCAGTGAGTAAAGCGGCGCTGGAAGGCGATGCACTGGCGCTCTCAGTAGTAAAAGAATCGGCGCGTATTCTGGCGGCTGGCATCGTCAGTCTGGTAAACTTGCTGGATATTCGGCTGGTGATTTTGGGCGGCAATAAGTTGCACCCTTTACGCCACATCTACCAAAGCGAAGTCGACAAAGCCTTGAACGAACGGTTAATCACCCGCAATGTAAAGCCGGTAACGGTTGAACTCTCGATGGCTGGCGAATTTGCCGGAGCAGTGGGCGCAGCGGCGCTGGTGTTGCACGAAATCTACACCCCTCGTTTGGCAGGATTGGGACAATCCTCCTGA
- a CDS encoding sugar ABC transporter substrate-binding protein, translated as MNLTKSLYKKFGLGLAVVMGSAMMLGACGDNTATPVPAATTAAATTAAVATTASGATGAKADLSAAKGCKNVAILLPETDSSFRWEALDRPLLQQEIAAAIPGATIQYSNASNNADTQQNQAEAALTKGACILVVGAKDGDKASAIVQKAKAAKVPVIAYDRLIQDNDLAYYVSFDNVKVGELQGQWLADQYKAGNYGLKKGAKLAMINGGQTDNNALLFRQGALNKLKPLVDSGDLTLVYDQYTPDWDNAKAQTLMEGVLTAQKNDLQIAYVANDGMANTVIAALRAQKLNGKVPVTGQDASDDGIKNIITGDQGMTVYKAIPLEAKATGQLVAALAAGTDPGSIINGKTKTKGGVDVPSVLAVPVTVTKDNIVSTVFKDGFVKKENACKGLPAGTGGIC; from the coding sequence ATGAATCTTACCAAGTCCCTGTACAAAAAGTTCGGTCTTGGATTGGCGGTTGTGATGGGTTCTGCCATGATGCTAGGCGCTTGTGGCGACAACACTGCCACTCCTGTCCCGGCTGCTACCACTGCCGCTGCTACCACTGCCGCAGTCGCTACTACTGCTTCTGGCGCTACCGGAGCAAAAGCCGACCTCTCTGCGGCTAAAGGCTGCAAGAACGTTGCAATTCTGCTGCCTGAGACCGATTCTTCATTCCGCTGGGAAGCCTTAGACCGCCCACTGCTTCAGCAGGAAATTGCTGCCGCTATCCCCGGCGCTACCATTCAATATTCCAATGCCAGTAACAATGCTGATACTCAGCAGAACCAAGCTGAAGCTGCACTAACCAAAGGCGCTTGCATTTTGGTAGTAGGCGCAAAAGACGGTGACAAAGCTTCCGCCATCGTGCAGAAAGCTAAAGCCGCCAAAGTGCCGGTTATCGCTTACGACCGCTTGATTCAAGACAATGACCTCGCTTACTACGTCTCCTTCGACAATGTGAAGGTGGGCGAGTTGCAGGGTCAGTGGCTGGCTGACCAATACAAAGCCGGTAACTACGGTCTGAAAAAGGGCGCGAAACTGGCGATGATCAACGGTGGTCAGACCGACAACAACGCGCTGCTTTTCCGCCAAGGCGCTCTCAATAAGCTGAAACCTCTGGTTGACAGCGGCGACTTGACCTTGGTTTACGATCAGTACACCCCGGATTGGGACAATGCCAAAGCCCAAACCTTGATGGAAGGCGTTTTGACTGCTCAGAAGAATGACCTCCAGATCGCTTACGTTGCTAACGACGGTATGGCTAACACTGTTATCGCCGCGCTACGTGCCCAGAAGTTGAACGGTAAAGTACCTGTTACCGGTCAGGATGCTTCTGATGATGGTATCAAGAATATCATCACCGGCGATCAGGGTATGACTGTTTACAAAGCCATCCCGCTAGAAGCCAAAGCGACAGGTCAATTGGTAGCCGCTCTTGCCGCTGGTACAGACCCCGGTAGCATTATAAATGGCAAGACCAAGACCAAAGGTGGCGTAGATGTTCCGTCCGTGCTAGCGGTTCCTGTAACCGTAACTAAAGACAACATCGTCTCCACTGTGTTCAAAGACGGTTTCGTCAAGAAAGAAAATGCCTGCAAAGGTCTTCCCGCTGGTACCGGTGGTATCTGCTAA
- a CDS encoding ATP-binding cassette domain-containing protein, translating to MSEKVTATTAGMGVPRLQLKGINKTFGAVRALMNVDFEAYAGEVVGLVGDNGAGKSTLIKVISGVYIPDSGDYFIEGESVHITSPQDANHHGIETVYQDLALCDNLDVVANLWLGREELLMGTLNEVEMERLTLNVLRTLDVKIPSVRVPVAALSGGQRQSIAVAKTILRKPKVVLLDEPTAALGVAQTKQVLNLIRRLREQGLAVVVISHNLHDVFEVVDRAIVMRLGRRSATFDIKNTTPEKVVGAITGAEFGDIPAGTEAEV from the coding sequence ATGAGTGAGAAAGTAACTGCTACAACTGCCGGTATGGGGGTACCGCGCTTGCAGCTAAAAGGCATAAATAAAACCTTCGGTGCGGTGCGCGCGCTGATGAATGTAGATTTTGAAGCCTATGCCGGGGAGGTGGTGGGGCTTGTTGGTGACAACGGCGCGGGCAAATCCACCCTCATTAAAGTAATTTCAGGTGTCTATATCCCGGATTCCGGCGACTATTTTATAGAAGGAGAAAGTGTTCATATAACTTCTCCTCAAGATGCCAACCACCATGGGATTGAAACGGTGTACCAAGACCTAGCGCTTTGCGATAATCTCGACGTGGTGGCTAATCTCTGGCTTGGTCGCGAAGAGCTACTGATGGGTACTCTTAATGAAGTAGAGATGGAACGGCTCACCCTTAATGTATTGCGCACACTGGATGTGAAAATCCCTTCGGTGCGAGTGCCGGTTGCGGCACTCTCCGGTGGGCAGCGTCAATCTATCGCTGTTGCCAAGACCATCCTGCGCAAGCCCAAAGTGGTTTTGCTGGATGAGCCTACCGCTGCGCTCGGTGTCGCTCAAACCAAACAGGTTTTGAACCTGATCCGTCGCTTGCGTGAGCAAGGTCTGGCGGTAGTGGTTATCTCCCACAACCTCCATGATGTATTTGAGGTAGTGGATCGGGCGATTGTGATGCGCTTAGGACGGCGCTCTGCCACCTTTGATATTAAGAACACAACCCCTGAAAAAGTGGTGGGAGCAATTACCGGAGCCGAATTCGGTGATATTCCGGCGGGTACGGAGGCAGAGGTATAA
- a CDS encoding sugar ABC transporter permease has protein sequence MSNELKTESAVVEKLPGLAGTVPPPPAEKFSIKALLRQDLGFLPVLFTLLIIIIYFQISTNGIFLDPRNISNLIQQVVSVGIIGIAAILVLLLGEIDLSLAAVSQACAAVTAVLSVYQDWNPWLAILAGLVAGAVIGLVNGFFIAVLRVPSFIVTLAGSIFYAGILLLVMGRQTTLTVRDPVIRDLAPNYMDTIAGWLVPLVGIGLYIGFVLLEQRRRATIGLKTKAPIRLGIQFGVAIVIPVGIIWLLQSYNGVPIAGLIWIGLVVAIWVLLTRTTYGRHLYAVGGNSEAARRAGINTTMMKLSIFALASTLAAFAGIMLLSRSTAAATQIDSTLLLRAIAAAVIGGVSLFGGRGSIWAVVLGALVIGSLENGLTLQDQEQSIKNVVEGTVLILAVTADALARRSSNRR, from the coding sequence ATGAGTAATGAACTCAAAACCGAAAGTGCGGTAGTAGAAAAATTACCCGGTCTTGCCGGAACAGTGCCACCGCCACCGGCGGAAAAATTTAGCATAAAAGCGTTGTTGCGCCAAGATTTAGGTTTTCTACCGGTGCTGTTTACCTTACTGATTATCATAATCTACTTCCAGATTTCTACCAACGGTATCTTCCTCGATCCACGTAATATCTCGAACCTGATTCAACAGGTGGTCTCGGTCGGTATTATTGGTATCGCCGCGATTCTGGTACTGTTACTCGGTGAAATCGACCTAAGCCTTGCGGCGGTTTCACAGGCTTGTGCGGCAGTAACGGCAGTGCTGTCGGTTTATCAAGACTGGAATCCTTGGCTGGCAATTCTCGCTGGCTTGGTGGCGGGCGCTGTTATCGGGTTAGTCAACGGCTTCTTTATCGCAGTGCTGCGCGTCCCCTCCTTCATTGTCACTCTTGCCGGTTCTATTTTCTACGCCGGTATCCTGTTGCTGGTAATGGGTCGCCAAACTACCCTAACGGTGCGCGATCCGGTTATTCGTGACCTCGCTCCTAACTATATGGATACTATCGCCGGTTGGTTGGTTCCTTTAGTTGGTATTGGCTTGTATATCGGGTTTGTCCTTTTGGAACAACGCCGCCGCGCTACAATTGGTTTAAAAACCAAAGCCCCCATACGGTTAGGCATTCAGTTTGGGGTGGCTATAGTAATACCGGTAGGTATTATCTGGCTACTTCAGTCTTATAATGGTGTACCGATTGCCGGTTTAATCTGGATTGGGCTGGTTGTTGCTATCTGGGTATTACTAACTAGAACTACCTATGGGCGACACCTTTATGCGGTGGGTGGTAATAGTGAAGCGGCTCGCCGCGCCGGTATCAATACCACTATGATGAAGCTTTCCATTTTCGCGTTGGCTTCTACGCTGGCGGCGTTCGCTGGAATTATGCTGTTGTCGCGTAGCACCGCTGCTGCCACCCAGATAGACTCTACTTTGTTGTTGCGCGCTATTGCGGCGGCAGTAATCGGGGGGGTTAGTTTGTTCGGTGGACGCGGCTCAATCTGGGCAGTTGTATTGGGCGCGTTGGTAATCGGCAGCCTTGAAAATGGTTTGACTTTGCAAGATCAAGAACAAAGCATAAAGAACGTTGTAGAGGGCACAGTCTTGATCTTGGCGGTAACTGCCGATGCGTTGGCACGGCGTTCTTCCAATCGTCGCTAA
- a CDS encoding tagatose 1,6-diphosphate aldolase, protein MSKVKMTKGKFTRIQNCSDSNGIIAAAAMDQRGSLKKSIEKARGTAVADDVLTEFKTIVTKVLTPYSSAILMDPEYGLPSLEARAPGTGVLLAYEKTGYDVGVKGRLPDLLPEWSARRLLESGADAVKILLYYNPFDDKAINSVKTAFIERIGAECAAVDVPFFLEPLAYDDNYDEKGLEFAKIKPKYVTAYMEEFSKDRYGVDILKVEIPFNVEFLAGSRAFKGGEAAYDKQAALGFFHSSAAVAKRPFIYLSAGVDDDVFRESLELAAEAGVGYSGVLCGRATWKEGVPVFGEKGGAALEEWLLDRGVKNIQALNEVLAKGGKPWYSAYGGLDNIEVVG, encoded by the coding sequence ATGAGTAAAGTAAAAATGACAAAGGGTAAATTTACCCGTATCCAGAATTGCAGTGATAGTAATGGTATCATCGCTGCTGCTGCTATGGATCAGCGCGGTTCGCTGAAAAAGAGCATTGAAAAGGCGCGTGGTACTGCTGTTGCTGACGATGTTCTTACCGAGTTTAAAACTATCGTTACCAAGGTATTAACTCCCTATTCTAGCGCCATCCTGATGGATCCCGAATACGGCTTGCCTTCGCTGGAAGCGCGCGCTCCCGGCACCGGCGTTTTGCTGGCTTATGAAAAAACTGGCTACGATGTTGGTGTAAAGGGTCGCTTGCCCGACCTGTTGCCTGAGTGGAGCGCCCGTCGTTTGCTCGAATCTGGCGCAGATGCGGTCAAAATCCTGCTGTATTACAATCCTTTTGACGATAAGGCTATTAATTCCGTAAAAACCGCTTTTATCGAGCGTATCGGCGCGGAATGTGCGGCAGTAGATGTTCCTTTCTTCCTCGAACCCCTTGCTTATGACGACAATTATGACGAGAAGGGTCTGGAATTTGCCAAGATAAAACCGAAATATGTCACTGCCTATATGGAAGAATTTTCCAAAGACCGCTATGGCGTGGACATTTTGAAGGTAGAAATTCCTTTCAATGTGGAATTTTTGGCGGGTAGCCGAGCCTTCAAAGGTGGCGAAGCCGCTTACGACAAGCAAGCCGCGCTGGGATTCTTCCATTCCTCCGCCGCAGTTGCCAAAAGACCTTTCATTTACCTGAGCGCAGGTGTGGACGATGATGTGTTCCGCGAGAGCCTCGAACTCGCTGCCGAAGCGGGCGTGGGCTATAGCGGTGTGTTGTGTGGACGCGCAACTTGGAAAGAGGGCGTTCCAGTTTTCGGTGAGAAGGGTGGCGCTGCTCTGGAAGAATGGTTGCTAGATCGAGGCGTTAAGAACATCCAGGCGCTCAATGAAGTGCTTGCAAAGGGCGGCAAGCCTTGGTATTCTGCTTACGGTGGACTGGATAATATCGAAGTAGTGGGTTAA
- a CDS encoding cation diffusion facilitator family transporter produces the protein MSEKPKTLASLKNEVVEPHEHDHDDHEHSHDDHEHDHEDEHSRAHTLNLEHNHDDHEHDHDDHDHEHGHDHDHNKGFFGRIFGGLIHSHAHEGEGGPARYMQESARGIWAIKISLGGLALTALFQVVIVIISGSAGLLADTIHNFADALTAIPLWIAFVIGRRAANRRYTYGYGRAEDIAGLFVVLIIFISVVVALYESIDRIVNPQPITNIGWVMAAAIIGFIGNEAVAFFRITVGREINSAALIADGQHARADGLTSLAVLAGAVGVLLGFPLADPIVGLLITGAIILILKDSAKAMYHRVMDAIDPAILDKIEREAKAVEGVRLVDNLRARWHGHKIFAELSIEVDGALTTSASHDIGEEVRHRLWHSVTTLEDAVVHVDPYIDGSNSHHDSTAHHLRANNASK, from the coding sequence ATGTCCGAGAAGCCCAAAACATTAGCAAGTTTGAAAAACGAAGTGGTTGAACCCCACGAGCATGATCACGATGATCACGAACATAGCCACGACGATCACGAGCATGACCACGAAGATGAGCATTCGCGCGCCCATACGCTGAATCTGGAACACAATCACGATGATCACGAACATGACCACGACGACCATGATCACGAACATGGGCATGACCACGACCATAACAAGGGCTTTTTCGGACGCATTTTTGGAGGACTAATACACAGCCACGCGCATGAAGGCGAAGGTGGTCCGGCGCGTTATATGCAGGAAAGCGCGCGCGGCATTTGGGCTATCAAAATCTCGTTGGGTGGGTTGGCACTAACCGCTCTTTTTCAGGTAGTAATAGTCATTATAAGTGGTAGCGCGGGTTTGTTAGCAGATACAATTCACAATTTTGCCGATGCGCTTACCGCTATTCCGCTGTGGATTGCCTTCGTGATAGGTCGGAGGGCTGCGAACCGTCGCTATACTTACGGCTACGGACGCGCCGAGGATATTGCTGGTCTGTTTGTGGTGTTGATAATCTTTATCAGCGTAGTAGTGGCGCTTTACGAATCAATAGATCGGATAGTTAACCCGCAACCTATCACCAATATCGGTTGGGTGATGGCGGCAGCAATTATCGGCTTTATAGGCAATGAGGCAGTGGCATTCTTCCGCATCACTGTTGGACGCGAAATCAATAGCGCGGCATTAATCGCGGATGGGCAACATGCGCGTGCCGATGGTTTAACCAGCCTCGCGGTATTGGCAGGAGCAGTGGGCGTTTTGTTGGGCTTCCCGTTGGCAGACCCGATAGTAGGTTTGTTGATTACGGGTGCAATCATCTTGATTTTGAAAGATTCGGCTAAGGCAATGTACCATCGGGTAATGGATGCGATTGATCCCGCCATTCTGGATAAAATCGAGCGCGAGGCAAAAGCGGTAGAAGGAGTGCGTTTGGTGGATAATCTACGGGCGCGCTGGCATGGTCATAAGATTTTCGCCGAGCTTTCGATTGAGGTGGACGGGGCATTGACCACCTCCGCCAGTCATGATATTGGTGAGGAAGTGCGCCATCGTCTGTGGCATAGCGTAACCACACTGGAAGATGCAGTGGTACATGTCGACCCTTATATTGATGGCTCAAATAGCCACCACGACTCAACCGCACATCATCTACGCGCCAACAACGCAAGCAAATAA
- a CDS encoding MbtH family protein encodes MSWDDREDNTIYKVVMNHEEQYSIWPAYRENALGWSDVGKSGTKQECLDYIKEVWTDMRPLSLLQKMEEQTEG; translated from the coding sequence ATGAGTTGGGATGACCGTGAAGATAACACTATATATAAAGTAGTAATGAACCATGAAGAGCAGTATTCAATTTGGCCTGCCTACCGCGAAAATGCTTTAGGCTGGAGCGATGTTGGGAAATCGGGTACTAAACAGGAGTGCCTTGATTATATCAAGGAGGTGTGGACGGATATGCGTCCGCTTTCATTGCTTCAGAAGATGGAAGAACAAACCGAGGGCTGA